In Papaver somniferum cultivar HN1 chromosome 9, ASM357369v1, whole genome shotgun sequence, the genomic stretch ATTATCATATGTAGGATGTTCCTCTCTAGGTGATAATATGTACTAATTTTTAACTGTTTTGTTTTCGCAGTTGCTGCTGATGGTAATGAACCAGTGCAGATGAAGTTGCATAAATCCGTGAGGTTGTGGACCTTGTATGTGGATCTAGAGGAGGGTTTGGGAACTCTGGAGTCCACCCGTGCAGTGTATGAGCGGATACTCGATTTGAAAATAGCTACACCACAAATTATAATAAATTATGCAAGTTTATTGGAGGTATGTGATTTATAAATAATTAGCTGCTATATTCTTTGTTTTTCCTTAATGTTTTAactaacaaccaaaattgatttTCTGACTTCTGCAGGAGCATAGATACTTCGAGGATGCGTTTAAAGTTTATGAAAGAGGAGTCAAGATATTTAAATATCCACACGTTAAGGATATTTGGGTCACATATCTCTCCAAATTTGTCAAACGATACGGAAAATCAAAGTTGGAAAGGGCAAGGGAGTTGTTTGAGCATGCAGTTGAAATGGTATGTGGCAGTAACACCCCCCATCATTGTGTCATAGTCTATTTGGTTTCGTCTTTTCTGCTCTACTTGCTAGTATCCTGTTTTCTGGTATTAAAGTTtacattttatccttttttaaatttgtttctttATGCGAATCTTGAAAGCATGTGGTAAATTGTTTTTAGGGGAGAGATTTTCTTTTGTCGGAGACCTTTATCACGTGTTTTAAGAAAAAAATCATTTTAATACTTATCTCTGATTCCTGAATACGTGGTAATCTCATCTATTGGATTTGGAGGAGACTGCTTTCCAAATTCCTGAATTCTTATTTGATTTGCGGCAATCCACATATCTTAATATTTATTTCATTGAATGgtttgtttttccaaagtttctcTTTTCTTTTGAGAGTCTATGGATAAGTTACCAGTGTAAGTCAATAAGTGTCCATTTTTCCCGCACTGGCATTCCTGCCAGTTGGTTCTCTGTTCTTAATTCTGTATGCGTGGAAACTAATTACTTAGTTTTGTTCTCTTTTTTTAGGCCCCTGCTGATAATGCGAAGCCACTGTATTTGCAATATGCAAAACTAGAAGAGGAACACGGTCTTGCTAAGCACGCGATGAAAGTCTATGACCAAGCAGCAAAAGCTTTACCTGACAAGGAGAAGCTGCAAATGTATGAGATTTACATAGCCCGCGCCGCAGAGTTTTTTggtgttcctaaaacaagggagATATATGAGGTTGGTTGTTTTCCTTGTAGAACTTCAGCTACACAaaattcatcatatatgtttctcTCATTTGGTTAAACTTGCAATTTGCAGCAAGCGATAGAATCTGGGTTGCCAAGTGAAGATGTCAAGACTATGTGCATGAAATATGCAGACCTTGAGAAGAGTTTAGGAGAAATTGATCGCGCTCGTGCTATATACATTTTCTCATCACAGTTTGCTGATCCACGATCAGACAATGATTTCTGGAGTAGATGGCATGATTTTGAGGTGCAGCACGGGAATGAGGATACATTCAGAGAAATGCTTCGAATAAAGAGGAGTGTTTCTGCTAGTTACAGCCAGGTTAGTACTTCATCTACATTGATGAAATAATATTGAATGGTTGCATGTCTTGTGGCTCCTATCATTCATATGTTGGTTTTGGTGGCACACATCTTGGCgttgtttcttttctttcgatGTTGGTCTATCTATTGTTTCTCCAGTTTTGTGTACTCAAGTCTTCTGACTTTCATCTTCCACCTGCAGACTCATTTCATTCTCCCAGAGAATTTAATGCAGAAGGATTCAAGGTTGAACCTTGAGGAAACTGTGGACACACTCAAACGTGCTGGAGTCCCCGAAGATGAAATGGCTAACCTTGAGAGGCAGTTAGCACCTGCAGCTCAAGATAACAGTACTAGAAGACTGGGTTTTGTAAGTGCAGGAGTTGAATCACAATCTGGTGTCATCCGTACACCAGATGGTGGGAGGAAGGTTGTTGCAGACCAGGATGCGATTGAATtacctgaagatgatgatgatgatgaggagggcGATAAAGAAGTTGAAATCGCACAAAGAGATGTCCCTGCTGCGGTGTTCGGGGATTTGGCACAGAAGGTAGCAGAGGAGGTGGGTGAAGATGGGGATGCCAGAAAGAGGGAGAGTGACAGCAAACTTGGCGCCCTTGAAAGAATGAAGAGGCACAAGAAGGGGTAGGTTTCTCCGTCTTGTCTCTAGTTTTCTGGAGCATGAGCGACTACCCAGTCCTGTTATTCAAAAGTTTCCTACCCAGTCCTGTTATTCAAAAGTTTCCGGAGCACCCAGTCCTGTTATTCAAAAGTTTCCAGAGCACCGAGTGACTGCCCAGTTCTGTTATTTTCTTTTGAACTATTGCTTCCATATTGAGCAGAAAATGTATGTACATAAACGTGGAAGTATGTGTTGTACATCAAGGTTTGCCTCAGGCCTCAGCCTTTGACAATTTTGACAATTTTATAAGTTTTGTACCGGTAACTAGCCAAGGGTTTCCCTTGTTGCAAAAGTTGTTCATCTTTGATCCAGTCCACTTCGATCCTTTTCCAAGGGCCGTTCATGTGGAGTCCCAAGTGTGTATTAAAGTTACCCAGAACACCTTTTAACTATGAGCGATTCAGAGGGTACAAAGGTCGTCACTcctgtttttttattttcctacTTTTTTTAATCAAATGAAACCTCTGAAATAGACCAGTTTTATGGCTCCAAAATTGCTCGCAAATTTTGTCTTTTGAGATAAGGGAAACCAACTCTTTGGAAAATCCTACTAGCTTCCTTGTCAATCCacttgattttcaaaaaaaaagaaaaaattgcgcATACTCAGTTTGGAATCTCCATTAGGACAATGAGAAGATTCATTCACCGACGACAAAACAAAGACAGCTTAATTATTTGTTGCCACTAATCATTTCTTGATACTAGTGCGATCATATCAGATCAGAAATACAGATAGAGAAAGAAAATTAGAGCTAGTTTTAAATTAAGAAGATGGTGGTGTTGGGTTGTTCCTAACATGACTCCCTATCCGAACAACAATTCCATCAATATCACGAACATATCCAACTTTTTGTCCCCAAACTTTCTCTTCAGGCTCATGAACTGGTATTGCCCCATTCTCTACTGCTCTCTTAAAAGCAGCATCCACATCTTCATAAGCAAAACACACCTCAACAGCCTCCCTTTTCTGTGCCTTTGTGTCCTGAACTTCTCCCGTTAAATCATCTGTCTCGTGCTGATGCTTTGGTGTAAACGCTATCGTAGTCTGCCCACTCTCCAATTCTCCCCATCTAAATAATTTCCACAAATTGTAACCATCAAATTAACACCCAATCACATACTCAAAAAAGAATTATTCTCAAACGAAATCCAAAGTTAGAAAGTTTTACCTGTGAGATTCATCCAACCGGCGGACATTATAACCAAAAGCGTTTGCATAAAAAGATACTGATTTTGCTACGTCTTTCACATATACAACTGTGTATGCAAATGCTGGACTCAGTTTCgaactcattttttttttccttagttCTGATGATTTTGAAATTTCTATTCTTCGATCTAAATTTTGTTGAATACTCGATCAAATAAAATAGTTCGTGTTTGAAATTGATCAAATCAGTTAAAGACAGTTCGGGATACGTGGATTTCATGCATTTCCTTGGACATGCCACCTGTATAAACATTAGCACACGTGTCTTCATGTCTGAACCGACCCGACTCGACTCGACTCGTTTCCGATATGAGCTGCAAGGCACGTAAGTGTGCCGTGAGTACGTAACTCGATGATTTGCTTCGTGTTCAACTTTTTTGTGGTTTAGTTGTCCGAGTGATTTTCTGACGAGGAAAAAAGTGAAATGAGATTTTCTCTTCAGATCATAATTCCAAACAATCAGCTGCatagagaaaccctaatttcatgatAAGAAACCCTTACTCTATTTGGATCCACTCCAGGTAAACAAAATTAGATTTTTCTATCAAATTCATAATGTAATTTTTTCTTATTCTGATTCCCAATTAAAactcttccaaattcgttttagattcgtatttacagtttgtgaatttaggtttaattATTGGAAAAAATGGGAGACTCTTCAAGTATTTCATCTTCTACCAAGAAATTACAAGTGCCAGGCAGTTCTTCTTCTTCGAGTAAAAGGTATTCAGGAAAATCTTTAGTTGCATCTGTTCCGAAGAGATTGAAGCGTATACCTTTGCTGAATAATGGTGGGTTAAGAAAGGAATATGCTGGTCAAATTGCTATCTTTCTATTAAAAGTTGCTGGTCTTGAGGTGATTAGAAGGGTGTCAAAGGCTAAGTGTCCATTTGCTTGGCGTGGTATACAGGCGCTTCAGCTTCTTTGTTATCCTCCTTTAAAGTGGATAGAGAGATGGGCTCCTTTTAAGGGGTTGGTTATGGGAATGCAGGTTTGGTTTCTCTGGTTGCCTTCTTGACATGACATTGTTAGATTTACTAAGATACGACCTAGATTACACTTCAACATGTGGTTATCATTTGATCAACATTTAGCTTACTCGACATTTCCGCCTATAGTATGTGGAGTAAGGACATGATTCCACAATGTCACACTGATTTTTTTGAAGGATTTGGTATCTAATTGTGTTAGTACTCTTCTTTTTTGTCTGTGTAGAATTTGTCAAAGCCATTATTTTTCCTATCAATTGCAACAACTTTCTGTGATCAGTCGGAGTATTTTGAAGAGGAAAATGATGACTCCGATGACTCTCAACCCTATCCAGAGTCATCCGATACACCAGCAACCGAGGATACTAGGTATTATAATAAATGGAGTTTTGTTGGTGTATAACTTGAATTGTACATGAAACCTTTTAGACTTGTACTTTTGTAGAGGTTATTGTATATTCGTTGTTGAATGTGCG encodes the following:
- the LOC113308287 gene encoding uncharacterized protein LOC113308287, which gives rise to MSSKLSPAFAYTVVYVKDVAKSVSFYANAFGYNVRRLDESHRWGELESGQTTIAFTPKHQHETDDLTGEVQDTKAQKREAVEVCFAYEDVDAAFKRAVENGAIPVHEPEEKVWGQKVGYVRDIDGIVVRIGSHVRNNPTPPSS